A part of Gemmatimonas groenlandica genomic DNA contains:
- a CDS encoding DUF1579 family protein, which produces MMRSLLTLALLLTPAIVMSQSTPPAPPAPLSLFAKLVGEWEGEATAVMGPGARHLLRQTERVEAVAGATAFAVRGRGFEKMADGREQMTFDAFAVIYLDHDHATPRMRTFTMQGGNWADPEFTLTADGYQWSMRDPRAGLIRYEMKFDQEGRWVETGAVSRDDGATWFPIFEMKLRRVK; this is translated from the coding sequence ATGATGCGTAGTCTGCTCACGCTCGCTTTGCTGCTCACTCCCGCCATTGTCATGTCGCAATCCACGCCTCCCGCGCCCCCGGCGCCGCTCTCGTTGTTCGCCAAACTGGTCGGCGAGTGGGAAGGCGAAGCCACCGCCGTCATGGGGCCGGGCGCGCGACATCTCCTGCGCCAGACGGAACGAGTTGAGGCGGTCGCCGGTGCGACCGCGTTCGCGGTGCGCGGCCGTGGCTTCGAGAAGATGGCCGACGGTCGTGAGCAGATGACGTTCGATGCGTTTGCGGTGATCTATCTGGACCACGATCACGCCACGCCGCGCATGCGCACCTTCACCATGCAGGGCGGCAATTGGGCGGACCCGGAGTTCACGCTCACGGCTGACGGCTACCAGTGGTCAATGCGCGATCCACGCGCCGGACTGATTCGCTACGAGATGAAGTTCGACCAGGAGGGACGCTGGGTCGAGACCGGCGCGGTGTCTCGCGACGACGGCGCCACTTGGTTTCCGATTTTCGAAATGAAGCTTCGGCGCGTGAAGTAG
- a CDS encoding GDCCVxC domain-containing (seleno)protein — protein MQLRSDLTCPACGAVEQLIMPTDACLFFHECSACHARLRPNAGDCCVFCSFGSVPCPPIQAGSTDCCAPVTTDGTPDSAS, from the coding sequence ATGCAACTCCGCTCCGATCTCACCTGCCCAGCCTGCGGGGCCGTCGAGCAACTCATCATGCCAACCGACGCCTGCCTCTTCTTCCACGAGTGCAGCGCCTGCCACGCACGCCTTCGGCCGAACGCGGGCGACTGCTGCGTGTTCTGTTCCTTCGGCTCGGTACCCTGTCCGCCGATCCAGGCCGGCAGCACCGATTGCTGCGCGCCAGTAACGACTGACGGAACACCCGACTCCGCCTCCTGA
- a CDS encoding helix-turn-helix domain-containing protein has product MASPAPFRYAERLPHATLAPWIACYWEFTARDGAPSVHFVPPDGCTSLLVPTGGPHAGTLLYTGPWLEPLTVPVWPGARFVGVRLRPGGAAGVLQLPASTLLNATAPAVQIGGARGRALQQALSSCVMGSSNMDDTARALDAFWMHESHAFAAPDPLVNAAVNLLVESNGECTIADAARLVGCSERTLLRRFRAATALTPKQFARIRRLLAAAWHAVDGEERWGRIAAAAGYADQPHLNHDVKALTGLRPEELSERIGFTEHDQVNRTLSG; this is encoded by the coding sequence GTGGCCTCGCCAGCGCCCTTCCGCTACGCCGAACGGCTGCCGCACGCGACTCTCGCCCCATGGATTGCCTGCTACTGGGAGTTCACCGCGCGCGACGGGGCGCCGTCGGTGCACTTCGTCCCGCCGGATGGGTGCACGTCGTTGCTGGTGCCGACCGGTGGTCCGCACGCCGGGACGTTGCTGTACACCGGGCCGTGGCTCGAGCCGCTTACCGTGCCGGTGTGGCCCGGCGCGCGCTTCGTGGGCGTGCGGTTGCGCCCGGGGGGCGCCGCGGGCGTGTTGCAGCTACCGGCGAGCACGCTGCTGAACGCGACCGCTCCTGCTGTACAGATCGGCGGTGCGCGGGGCAGGGCGCTGCAACAGGCGCTCTCCTCATGCGTCATGGGCAGCAGCAACATGGACGACACGGCGCGCGCCCTTGATGCGTTCTGGATGCACGAGTCGCACGCCTTCGCCGCGCCCGATCCGCTGGTGAACGCGGCGGTCAATCTGTTGGTCGAGTCGAACGGTGAGTGCACGATCGCCGACGCCGCGCGCCTCGTGGGGTGCTCCGAACGCACGTTGCTGCGACGATTTCGTGCCGCGACCGCCCTCACGCCGAAGCAGTTCGCGCGCATCCGTCGACTGCTGGCCGCTGCCTGGCACGCCGTGGACGGCGAGGAGCGGTGGGGGCGCATTGCGGCCGCGGCGGGATACGCCGACCAGCCGCATCTCAATCACGACGTCAAAGCACTCACGGGGCTCCGGCCGGAAGAGCTCAGCGAACGTATCGGATTCACCGAGCACGATCAGGTCAATCGTACGCTATCTGGGTAA
- a CDS encoding NHLP bacteriocin system secretion protein, with amino-acid sequence MAPASPFRQSALDRLASPEQLDRMLVVTSPRLWSVLVGLLLLVGALLTWSLLGRIPITVDGTGILLSTEGLREVEVLGSGVVESLPVRAGDLVNAGALIARIRQPRLEQAVAQAGARVQALRQELGTRDTFIKSNAALETRRLDGERSDMTRRLESLTERAAFLEQRVQAEREARALGLLTETAVQASVAALEAGRGELAALQLDMQNNTLRRLQLANSGVESVTDVRRRLEEAERDLSAQQLELTQAGRVTSPYRGYIRELRTSIGQLVTVGQALVSIELADVPLQALVFVSNDGKRIAPGMEARVAPATVKREEFGFIVGRVQTVSAQPMTLAGMTRTLGNDLLVQQLAARGASFLVEVTLQRDTSTASGFRWSTRDGPPAQVGSGTSIGVSVVVARRRPITLLLPFLRSTLGLSA; translated from the coding sequence ATGGCCCCCGCGTCCCCATTCCGGCAGTCCGCGCTCGACCGACTTGCCAGCCCTGAGCAGCTCGATCGGATGTTGGTCGTGACCAGTCCGCGTCTCTGGTCAGTGCTGGTCGGATTGCTGCTCCTGGTCGGGGCGCTGCTGACGTGGTCGTTACTGGGACGTATCCCGATCACGGTGGACGGAACGGGGATCCTGCTGAGCACTGAGGGGCTCCGCGAAGTTGAAGTCCTCGGCAGCGGCGTGGTCGAAAGCCTCCCTGTGCGGGCGGGCGACCTGGTCAATGCCGGCGCGCTGATCGCCCGCATCCGCCAACCGCGCTTGGAGCAGGCCGTCGCCCAAGCTGGAGCGCGGGTTCAGGCCCTTCGCCAGGAGCTGGGTACGCGAGACACGTTCATCAAGTCAAACGCCGCGCTCGAGACACGTCGGCTGGATGGGGAACGGTCTGATATGACCAGGCGACTGGAGTCGCTGACCGAGCGCGCCGCGTTCCTTGAACAGCGTGTCCAAGCCGAGCGCGAGGCACGCGCCTTGGGTCTCCTTACCGAGACCGCGGTCCAGGCCAGCGTCGCCGCCCTTGAGGCGGGACGGGGCGAACTCGCGGCCCTGCAGCTTGACATGCAGAACAACACGCTGCGCCGCTTGCAACTCGCCAATAGCGGCGTCGAGAGCGTGACCGATGTGCGGCGGCGGCTCGAGGAGGCGGAGCGCGACCTTTCCGCGCAGCAGCTCGAGCTGACGCAGGCGGGCCGCGTGACGAGCCCGTATCGCGGATATATACGCGAACTTCGCACCAGTATCGGGCAGCTGGTGACGGTCGGTCAGGCGTTGGTATCGATCGAGCTTGCCGATGTGCCCCTGCAGGCGCTGGTGTTCGTATCCAACGACGGCAAGCGCATCGCGCCCGGCATGGAGGCGCGAGTCGCACCGGCCACGGTGAAGCGCGAAGAGTTTGGCTTCATCGTCGGTCGCGTTCAAACCGTCTCTGCCCAGCCGATGACGCTGGCCGGTATGACACGCACACTGGGCAACGACCTCCTGGTCCAGCAGCTCGCGGCACGAGGCGCCTCGTTTCTGGTTGAAGTCACATTGCAACGAGATACCTCAACCGCCAGCGGATTTCGGTGGTCAACCCGCGATGGACCGCCGGCACAGGTCGGCAGTGGCACCAGCATTGGCGTGTCGGTGGTCGTCGCGCGACGGCGGCCGATCACGCTGCTGCTGCCATTCCTGCGCTCGACGCTAGGCTTGAGCGCGTGA
- a CDS encoding alginate export family protein: MLRFSALVRWSWLLLLVVAVPALAQSSQAPTTGIPPITGNDVARSSSTTAPAPIAKKPAKRWGDALKNIPLSPRWPLTLSVGGQARWREESFRAFNVGALNDDHTQSRVSLNADLVIGRRTGAYGRVLLEGRDAQSYGRNLPGGARPTDADRADVQNLYVDVGYTSSFLRVGRQEIALNRERLFGVPDWANTRRGAQGARLQLTHGRFAFEAVDARPMLVRQSAPNRSDSTARFRTLSFGSAAGAKPLARGLPATWQAYWYEQTLRSGSAIGGAIGGGTSAALTRRLTTGSRLMWQRGTAKSAARSTSLEFEGALQRGHAGARDLSGWFWVTEAQMQWKQRHGAPSLALGVEEASGEKRATATTQEAFAVLYPAAHAHGGYADVIGRSNVRELHAVATWDPIAPVRLRGALYRFDRLRTDDGIYTKQNTIFRAATGSLARHAADEIDLTGTWKASLHWQVIAGGAVVLPGRFLKDTPGSARTERWGFVGTTFTF, translated from the coding sequence ATGCTGCGATTTTCCGCACTGGTCCGGTGGTCGTGGTTGCTGTTGTTGGTCGTGGCAGTGCCGGCGCTGGCACAGTCCTCTCAAGCGCCGACAACTGGTATTCCACCGATCACCGGCAATGACGTAGCCCGCTCGTCGTCGACCACGGCACCAGCGCCGATCGCGAAGAAGCCGGCGAAACGGTGGGGCGACGCCCTCAAGAACATTCCGCTCTCGCCTCGTTGGCCGCTCACGCTGTCCGTCGGGGGACAGGCCCGCTGGCGTGAAGAATCCTTTCGCGCTTTCAATGTGGGCGCGCTGAACGACGATCACACGCAATCTCGCGTGTCGCTGAACGCCGACCTCGTAATCGGTCGCCGCACCGGTGCGTACGGTCGCGTGCTGCTGGAAGGTCGTGACGCGCAGAGCTATGGACGCAATCTGCCTGGCGGCGCGCGTCCGACCGATGCCGATCGCGCTGACGTCCAGAATCTCTACGTCGACGTGGGCTACACGTCATCGTTCCTGCGCGTCGGCCGGCAGGAGATTGCGTTGAATCGCGAGCGCCTCTTCGGCGTGCCCGATTGGGCCAATACGCGACGCGGCGCGCAGGGCGCACGACTGCAGCTCACGCACGGTCGCTTCGCCTTCGAGGCGGTCGATGCGCGCCCCATGCTGGTGCGGCAGTCGGCACCGAACCGCTCCGACAGCACCGCGCGCTTCCGCACGCTTTCGTTCGGCAGTGCCGCCGGCGCGAAGCCGCTCGCGCGTGGATTGCCCGCCACGTGGCAAGCGTATTGGTATGAACAGACGCTTCGCTCCGGCAGCGCCATAGGCGGCGCCATAGGCGGCGGCACGTCCGCCGCGCTCACCCGCCGTCTCACCACCGGCAGTCGCCTGATGTGGCAGCGGGGGACGGCAAAGTCGGCCGCGCGCAGCACGTCGCTGGAGTTCGAAGGCGCACTACAGCGCGGACACGCCGGCGCGCGCGACCTGTCGGGCTGGTTTTGGGTCACCGAAGCTCAGATGCAATGGAAGCAGCGGCATGGCGCGCCATCGCTTGCGCTGGGCGTAGAAGAAGCCAGCGGCGAGAAGCGCGCCACCGCCACGACGCAGGAAGCGTTCGCCGTGCTGTATCCCGCAGCGCACGCCCACGGCGGCTACGCCGACGTGATCGGCCGTTCGAATGTGCGCGAACTGCATGCCGTCGCGACGTGGGATCCGATTGCGCCGGTGCGCCTTCGCGGCGCGCTCTACCGCTTCGATCGCCTGCGCACCGACGACGGCATCTACACGAAGCAAAATACGATCTTCCGCGCGGCCACTGGTTCGCTCGCGCGTCACGCCGCCGATGAGATCGATCTCACCGGCACGTGGAAGGCGTCGCTGCACTGGCAGGTGATCGCCGGCGGCGCGGTGGTGTTGCCCGGTCGCTTCTTGAAGGACACGCCGGGAAGTGCGCGCACGGAGCGGTGGGGCTTCGTCGGTACGACGTTCACATTCTGA